In Duganella zoogloeoides, a single genomic region encodes these proteins:
- a CDS encoding sigma-70 family RNA polymerase sigma factor yields the protein MVTRYYRELLNFLSRAVNNREAAADLAQESYARVLAMQQDGVTIAEPRALLYRTARNLMIDQHRRDTVRGVSAEPDHHADDFEVLDTLAAPAALEPETAAMSAQGVQAMLAVIGELPLRCREAFILHKFDGLSQAAVAQQMGISVTMVERHIKHAMQACRRCAESPPHE from the coding sequence GTGGTAACACGCTACTACCGAGAACTGCTCAATTTCCTGTCGCGCGCGGTGAACAACCGCGAGGCTGCCGCCGACCTGGCGCAGGAAAGCTATGCGCGCGTGCTCGCCATGCAGCAGGACGGTGTGACCATCGCCGAACCGCGCGCCCTGCTCTACCGCACCGCGCGCAACCTCATGATCGACCAGCACCGGCGCGATACCGTTCGCGGTGTTTCCGCTGAACCCGACCACCATGCCGACGACTTCGAGGTGCTCGATACGCTGGCCGCCCCCGCCGCCCTCGAACCCGAAACCGCCGCCATGTCCGCCCAGGGTGTGCAGGCGATGCTGGCCGTGATCGGCGAGCTGCCGCTGCGCTGCCGCGAAGCCTTCATCCTGCACAAATTCGACGGCCTGTCGCAGGCGGCCGTGGCGCAGCAGATGGGGATTTCGGTGACGATGGTCGAGCGCCACATCAAGCACGCCATGCAGGCGTGCCGTCGCTGCGCGGAAAGTCCACCGCATGAATAA
- a CDS encoding CCDC90 family protein, whose product MSNLPFDSLAYSERLKEAGVPASQAAVHAKTLGEVLARAVVFPEDMTRLDTSLSQKFDIAQLKMAAEFEKLRSDMNVLKTMLGILISLTLPILFKLYFA is encoded by the coding sequence ATGTCGAACCTTCCATTTGATTCGTTGGCGTATTCCGAGCGGCTGAAAGAGGCTGGCGTGCCAGCGTCGCAAGCCGCTGTTCATGCCAAGACCCTGGGCGAAGTTCTGGCCAGGGCAGTCGTATTTCCTGAAGATATGACGAGACTCGACACCTCGCTCTCGCAGAAGTTCGACATCGCACAGCTTAAGATGGCAGCCGAGTTCGAGAAGCTGCGCAGCGATATGAACGTGCTCAAGACCATGTTGGGTATCCTGATCAGCCTGACGCTGCCCATCCTTTTCAAACTGTACTTTGCCTGA
- a CDS encoding succinylglutamate desuccinylase — MAGDHTPVPLPEPVRALAQADFGAVAQRFGAAGFAVAQPADGILTIKAEGHPGERPALLISVGVHGDETGPIEMVAHLLDALSREADKLAVNLMLCVGNIGAIRAGKRFIDADLNRMFRAERGTLAGTAEAARADQLIAATADFFGDAGPVRWHLDLHTAIRPSVYPTFAIVPEIIAEQPRRALLDWLGAAGIGAVIMNPASVGTYSYYSAEHHGAAGTTVELGRIGTLGQNDLAQFIDASQALDDLLRGVPTSGAGRQPHIFNTARQIIKLSDNFRMAFGKETHNFTAMQQGEEIARDGDTVYTVQHPEELVVFPNPDVRVGLRAGLMVVRVG, encoded by the coding sequence ATGGCTGGCGATCACACGCCAGTACCGTTGCCAGAGCCGGTGCGCGCGCTGGCGCAGGCCGACTTCGGCGCGGTCGCGCAGCGCTTCGGCGCCGCCGGCTTCGCGGTGGCGCAGCCGGCCGACGGCATCCTGACCATCAAGGCGGAGGGTCACCCCGGGGAGCGGCCTGCGCTGCTGATTTCGGTCGGCGTGCACGGCGACGAGACAGGACCGATCGAAATGGTCGCGCACCTGCTCGACGCCCTGTCGCGCGAGGCGGACAAGCTGGCGGTGAACCTGATGCTTTGCGTCGGTAATATCGGCGCCATCCGCGCCGGCAAGCGCTTCATCGACGCCGACCTCAATCGCATGTTCCGCGCCGAGCGCGGCACGCTGGCCGGTACCGCCGAAGCGGCGCGCGCCGACCAGCTGATCGCCGCTACCGCCGATTTCTTTGGTGACGCGGGACCCGTGCGCTGGCACCTCGACCTGCACACGGCGATCCGGCCATCGGTCTATCCGACCTTTGCCATCGTCCCCGAGATCATCGCCGAGCAACCGCGCCGCGCGCTGCTCGACTGGCTGGGGGCAGCGGGAATCGGCGCGGTGATCATGAATCCGGCGTCGGTGGGCACGTACAGCTACTACTCGGCCGAGCACCACGGCGCGGCCGGCACCACCGTGGAACTGGGGCGTATCGGCACGCTGGGCCAGAACGACCTGGCGCAATTTATCGACGCCTCGCAGGCACTGGACGACCTGCTGCGCGGCGTGCCCACGTCGGGCGCCGGCCGCCAGCCACACATCTTCAACACCGCGCGCCAGATCATCAAGCTCAGCGACAACTTCCGCATGGCCTTCGGCAAGGAGACCCACAACTTTACGGCCATGCAGCAGGGCGAAGAAATCGCCCGTGACGGCGACACGGTCTATACCGTGCAGCACCCGGAGGAGCTGGTGGTGTTTCCCAATCCCGATGTTCGGGTAGGGTTGCGTGCTGGGTTGATGGTGGTACGGGTAGGGTAA
- a CDS encoding TonB-dependent siderophore receptor: MSRFSFQPAPLALAAALACATTGAYAQSAQSAPSPAAAVAVEIRIGAQPLAPALDALARQTRLELMVQPALVAGKTAPAVNGRMTARDALHILLTGSGLAADIDGTVVTIRPQRRDDAAVQTLGAVSVTAQASPTTEGTGSYTTRAVSIGKGEQALKDIPQSISVVTRQLLDEQALTTVYDTLASTTGVTIQQSPQGGKYIYSRGFDLTTVQYDGVPLNRGMYGRASNLNAGTAVYDRVEVLRGAAGLLQGAGNPGGAVNLVRKRPLATDATSVVAKAGSWDNYGVQLDASRVLSDDGKVRARVVADYEDKQSFIDYADRRSPTLFATLEADLSPQTTVNLALSSEEVKGRPFLNGLPRYNNGRDLELPRSTFLGATWNRQNNSNRGAFADLTHYFNDDWTLKVSTAYVEEKNDMKYAGSGVAINPTTNRGALRASNTIAKNKLSGMDANITGKFDALGRRHEVVAGVTYSYAEARTIYGVSSNYYTYDINNFNPDFPEPSDDFIYQTTREARVGKSREIGAYTAVRLQLADPLKLVIGGRVGWSRTVWDTVTTGRAPSVSTTNQGEHAKLAPYAGLIYAISPTWNAYASYADIFSPQYEQKESGEALKPLVGANYEAGVKGELLGGRLNTSLALFRVVQKNRAQEDFSTSPTCRSDYYCYTDTGKVRSQGLDAEASGELLKNWNIFAGYTFNRTKYLEDVNSGGLAFNSFTPKHMLRLWTTYQPDGALRDVTVGGGVNTQSMSYRTIGAQSAVVSGRAVWNSMIKYQINPRWSATVNFNNMFDKRYYSTLSSFVNASYYGDPRNVMLTLRGSF; this comes from the coding sequence ATGTCCCGTTTCAGCTTTCAACCTGCGCCGCTGGCGTTAGCCGCCGCCCTCGCATGTGCCACCACCGGCGCTTACGCCCAATCGGCCCAATCTGCGCCGTCGCCAGCAGCGGCAGTCGCGGTCGAGATCCGTATCGGCGCCCAGCCGCTGGCGCCCGCGCTCGACGCCCTGGCGCGCCAGACCCGGCTCGAACTGATGGTGCAGCCGGCACTGGTGGCCGGTAAAACCGCGCCGGCCGTCAACGGCCGTATGACCGCGCGCGACGCATTGCACATCCTGCTCACCGGCAGCGGCCTGGCGGCCGATATCGATGGCACCGTGGTCACGATTCGTCCCCAGCGCCGCGATGACGCGGCCGTGCAAACGCTGGGAGCGGTGTCGGTCACCGCGCAGGCCAGCCCCACCACCGAGGGCACCGGCTCGTACACCACGCGCGCGGTCAGCATCGGCAAGGGCGAGCAGGCGCTGAAGGACATTCCACAATCGATCAGCGTGGTCACGCGCCAGCTGCTCGACGAGCAGGCGCTGACCACCGTGTACGACACCCTGGCCAGCACCACCGGCGTCACCATCCAGCAAAGCCCGCAAGGCGGCAAATACATCTATTCGCGCGGCTTCGATTTGACCACCGTGCAGTACGACGGCGTGCCGCTCAATCGCGGCATGTACGGGCGCGCCAGCAATCTCAATGCCGGCACCGCCGTCTATGACCGGGTGGAAGTGCTGCGCGGCGCGGCCGGCCTGCTGCAAGGCGCCGGTAATCCCGGTGGCGCGGTAAACCTGGTACGCAAGCGCCCCCTGGCCACCGACGCCACCAGTGTGGTGGCCAAGGCCGGCTCGTGGGACAACTATGGCGTGCAGCTTGACGCCAGCCGCGTGCTCAGTGACGATGGCAAGGTGCGCGCGCGCGTGGTGGCCGACTACGAAGACAAACAATCGTTCATCGACTACGCCGACCGCCGCAGCCCCACCCTGTTTGCCACGCTCGAAGCCGATCTGTCGCCGCAAACCACGGTGAACCTCGCGCTCAGCTCCGAGGAAGTGAAAGGCCGCCCGTTCCTCAACGGTCTGCCACGCTACAACAATGGCCGCGACCTCGAGCTGCCACGCTCCACTTTTCTGGGCGCCACCTGGAACCGCCAGAACAACAGCAACCGCGGCGCGTTCGCCGACCTGACCCACTATTTCAACGACGACTGGACGCTGAAAGTCAGCACCGCCTACGTCGAGGAAAAGAACGACATGAAGTACGCCGGCTCCGGCGTGGCGATCAACCCGACCACCAATCGCGGCGCGCTGCGCGCCTCGAACACCATCGCCAAGAACAAGCTCTCGGGCATGGATGCCAACATCACCGGCAAGTTCGACGCGCTGGGCCGCCGCCACGAAGTGGTGGCCGGCGTGACCTACTCGTACGCCGAAGCGCGCACCATCTACGGCGTGAGCAGCAACTACTACACCTACGACATCAACAACTTCAATCCCGATTTCCCGGAACCGTCCGACGATTTCATTTACCAGACCACGCGCGAGGCGCGGGTAGGCAAGTCGCGCGAAATCGGCGCGTACACCGCCGTGCGCCTGCAACTGGCCGACCCGCTCAAGCTGGTCATCGGCGGCCGGGTAGGCTGGTCGCGCACCGTGTGGGACACCGTTACCACCGGCCGCGCGCCGTCGGTATCAACCACCAACCAGGGTGAACACGCCAAGCTGGCGCCGTACGCTGGCCTGATCTATGCCATCAGCCCGACCTGGAACGCCTACGCCAGCTACGCCGACATCTTCTCGCCGCAATACGAGCAAAAGGAATCGGGCGAAGCCCTGAAACCGCTGGTAGGCGCCAACTATGAGGCAGGCGTAAAGGGCGAGCTGCTGGGCGGCCGCTTGAACACGTCGCTGGCGCTGTTCCGCGTGGTGCAGAAAAACCGCGCGCAGGAAGACTTCAGCACCAGCCCCACCTGCCGCAGCGACTACTACTGCTACACCGACACCGGCAAGGTCCGCAGCCAGGGCCTCGATGCGGAAGCGAGCGGCGAACTGCTGAAAAACTGGAACATCTTCGCCGGCTACACCTTCAACCGCACCAAGTACCTGGAAGACGTCAACAGCGGCGGCCTGGCCTTCAACAGCTTCACACCCAAGCACATGCTGCGCCTGTGGACCACGTACCAGCCCGACGGTGCGCTGCGCGACGTCACCGTGGGCGGCGGCGTCAATACCCAGAGCATGAGCTACCGCACCATCGGCGCGCAGTCGGCGGTGGTCAGCGGCCGCGCGGTGTGGAACTCGATGATCAAGTACCAGATCAACCCGCGCTGGTCGGCCACCGTCAACTTCAACAATATGTTCGACAAGCGCTACTACAGCACCCTGTCGAGCTTTGTGAACGCCAGCTACTACGGCGATCCGCGCAACGTGATGCTGACCCTGCGCGGCAGCTTCTGA
- a CDS encoding APC family permease: MNQTLVQKLTRTKPVAPPVEHVSADQAPAGNRLHRSMGLFPLTMIGVGATIGTGIFFTMVEAVPKAGPSVVLSFLIAAITAGLTALCYAELSFRIPASGSSYSFAYATVGEFLAFIMAACLLLEYGLAASATAIGWSDYLNNFLNNAFGWHIPEMLRSPMIVATASHGIELRPGHINLPPILLVILCCGLLIRGTKESATTNAIMVLIKLAILVFFIVIAFSGFDINNFHPFFSPDNGVHYTGMAGVTAAAATVFFSFIGLDTVATAGEEVRNPTRNVPIGILSALAIVTVFYMLVAFAAMGAQPASMFAGQEAGLAVILQNVTGQKWPALVLAAGAVISVFSVTLVTIYGQTRILYAISKDGLISRTFQKVNPRTASPVQNTLIVSLVVGLVAGFVDATFLWDMVSMGTLTAFIVVSLAVPVLRYKQRANPTAGFRVPFGPYLVPGLSISACLYLMFGLSLTTYTIFAIWMSAAVITYFLYGMRNSKLNKA, from the coding sequence GTGAATCAAACGCTGGTCCAGAAGCTGACCCGTACCAAGCCGGTCGCTCCACCTGTCGAGCATGTCAGCGCCGATCAAGCGCCTGCCGGCAACCGCCTTCATCGCTCGATGGGATTGTTTCCGCTGACCATGATCGGCGTTGGCGCCACCATCGGCACCGGCATTTTCTTCACGATGGTCGAGGCCGTACCCAAGGCCGGCCCGTCGGTGGTGTTGTCGTTCCTGATCGCGGCCATTACCGCCGGCCTGACGGCGCTGTGCTATGCCGAATTGTCGTTCCGCATACCCGCGTCGGGTTCGTCGTATTCGTTCGCTTACGCCACGGTGGGAGAGTTTTTGGCCTTTATCATGGCCGCCTGCCTGCTGCTCGAGTATGGATTGGCGGCCAGCGCCACGGCAATCGGCTGGTCCGACTACCTGAACAACTTCCTCAATAATGCCTTCGGTTGGCATATCCCGGAAATGCTGCGCTCACCCATGATCGTGGCCACGGCCAGCCACGGCATCGAGTTGCGTCCCGGCCATATCAACCTGCCGCCGATCCTGCTGGTGATCCTTTGTTGCGGGCTGCTGATCCGTGGCACCAAGGAATCGGCCACCACCAATGCCATCATGGTGCTGATCAAGCTGGCGATTCTGGTGTTCTTTATCGTGATCGCGTTCTCGGGTTTCGATATCAATAACTTCCACCCGTTCTTCAGCCCGGACAACGGCGTCCACTACACCGGCATGGCCGGGGTGACTGCCGCTGCCGCCACCGTGTTCTTCTCGTTTATCGGCCTCGACACCGTGGCCACCGCCGGCGAAGAAGTGCGCAATCCTACCCGCAACGTGCCGATCGGCATCTTGTCGGCGTTGGCGATCGTTACCGTGTTTTATATGCTGGTGGCGTTCGCGGCCATGGGCGCGCAGCCGGCGTCGATGTTTGCCGGCCAGGAAGCGGGCCTGGCGGTGATTTTGCAGAACGTCACCGGCCAGAAGTGGCCGGCGCTGGTGCTGGCGGCCGGCGCGGTGATTTCAGTCTTCAGCGTGACCCTGGTAACGATTTACGGCCAGACCCGCATCCTGTACGCGATTTCCAAGGATGGCCTGATTTCCAGGACGTTCCAGAAAGTGAATCCGCGCACGGCGTCGCCGGTGCAAAACACCCTGATCGTCAGCCTGGTGGTGGGACTGGTGGCCGGCTTTGTCGATGCGACCTTTCTGTGGGACATGGTCAGCATGGGCACCTTGACAGCGTTCATCGTGGTGTCGCTGGCGGTGCCGGTACTGCGCTACAAGCAGCGCGCCAACCCGACCGCCGGTTTCCGCGTGCCGTTCGGCCCTTACCTGGTGCCGGGGCTCAGCATCAGTGCCTGCTTGTACCTGATGTTCGGCCTGTCGCTGACCACGTACACGATCTTTGCGATCTGGATGTCGGCCGCTGTTATTACGTATTTCCTGTACGGCATGCGCAATTCAAAATTGAACAAGGCATAG
- a CDS encoding FecR family protein produces the protein MNPSPSSPAHSSDVDQQALDWFARRQRAFTAAEEAAFHAWLQANPAHRAALARWHDDWRQLDELPADGVAQLRRQLAADLAAEQRSSAPASRGRRDWLAGLAAMAPRAALATVALSAAGGGFLAWNRWQHQPLYAGNFRTQRGQQQDVTLPDGSVLRLDTDTRIAVALYRERREVRLLGGQAVFHVQGDRARPFEVLAGAVRVTVVGTRFSVRHTPDIPGADEIRVQVEEGRVRVTGGAGSPVMELGAGQRIAADADGQLGLIGRVAEAGIAPWRDGRITFDNTPLAQVLAEFGRYGSTGLQVRDAEVAALRVTGTFDPQRLENFRRVLPRVLPVALRRDGAVTEIVASEK, from the coding sequence ATGAACCCAAGCCCGTCATCCCCCGCTCACTCAAGCGACGTCGATCAACAGGCGCTGGACTGGTTCGCCCGCCGCCAGCGCGCGTTCACGGCCGCCGAGGAAGCCGCGTTCCACGCCTGGCTGCAAGCCAACCCGGCTCACCGCGCGGCGCTGGCCCGCTGGCACGACGACTGGCGCCAGCTCGACGAGTTGCCGGCAGATGGCGTCGCCCAGCTGCGGCGGCAGCTGGCGGCGGACCTGGCGGCCGAGCAGCGCAGCAGCGCCCCAGCATCCCGGGGCCGGCGCGACTGGCTAGCCGGCCTGGCGGCGATGGCGCCGCGCGCCGCGCTGGCGACGGTTGCCCTGTCGGCAGCCGGTGGCGGCTTCCTGGCCTGGAACCGCTGGCAGCATCAACCGCTTTACGCAGGCAACTTCCGCACCCAGCGCGGCCAGCAGCAGGACGTGACCCTGCCCGACGGCAGCGTGCTGCGGCTCGATACCGACACCCGCATTGCCGTCGCCCTGTACCGCGAGCGGCGCGAGGTGCGCCTGCTGGGCGGCCAGGCCGTGTTCCACGTCCAGGGCGACCGGGCACGCCCGTTCGAGGTGCTGGCCGGCGCCGTGCGCGTGACCGTGGTGGGCACGCGGTTCTCGGTGCGCCACACGCCGGACATCCCCGGCGCCGACGAGATCCGGGTGCAGGTCGAGGAAGGCCGCGTGCGCGTGACCGGCGGCGCCGGCTCGCCGGTGATGGAGCTGGGCGCCGGCCAGCGCATCGCTGCCGATGCCGATGGCCAGCTGGGATTGATCGGCCGGGTGGCGGAAGCGGGCATCGCACCGTGGCGGGACGGGCGCATCACGTTCGATAACACGCCGCTGGCGCAGGTGCTGGCGGAATTCGGCCGTTACGGCAGCACCGGTCTGCAGGTGCGCGATGCCGAAGTCGCCGCCTTGCGCGTGACCGGCACGTTCGATCCTCAGCGGCTGGAAAACTTCCGCCGCGTGCTGCCGCGCGTGCTGCCGGTGGCGCTGCGGCGCGACGGCGCGGTGACCGAAATCGTCGCCAGCGAAAAATAA
- a CDS encoding FUSC family protein — protein sequence MHYALNLRTFFYSHYFYLGLRFAAGLVGVTLISLQFTDLHTAMTVCIGALCTALMDMPSPLRHKFNEMSASVLLCSFVTLLISLCAPLHWLLMTMLVLISFFACMMVVYGKKSMPLQLATLFIMTMSMEHSMTATQSFIHTAWFTSGAVAYLAYAMGISWILRHRIKQQVLAEALFELAHYIDIKADFYDTRFNLNEQFNKLVRQQSVLADRQQASRDLILRAHLNAKDAIVVQTHVCMLDLYELVLSTHTDYAQLRLHLADSPVMKTLHDLAWKCARDIESVAYDVTRKKASYPEITYGPELDAIEAELAALQARIATGKPEQEALAVLRAQRNKIRAIIKMIGELHQASQKAYATTPFWVDADMGPFLSQQKYELRMILSHLRLDSPIFRFSLRVAMAISVGLAVAALLPYAAHSYWIVLTIVIILKPSFSMTKQRRTDRIIGTIIGCVITAVVLHLINSMAVILAMLVLATVATPTFIYLRYRYAAVAVSIMILLQMHLIAPGNNDLIMERLVDTFIGAAVATAFSFVLANWEYQSVPRLVRGVLEVNLRYMQASFDLLQGKGKDDFAYRIERKRLMDSLAALSSALVRMLDEPASKRRAVEDINLFIVQNYLLVAHVAALRAILRRHVVELPTEPVNAMLGISHEQVVRTLSQALDPQAAYIQAQPALEAAPSADAVPWSGWPLVQRRIRLLQADAVKIIGYSQTVLRNIA from the coding sequence ATGCACTACGCACTCAACCTGCGCACGTTTTTCTACAGCCACTATTTTTACCTGGGGCTGCGTTTTGCCGCCGGCCTGGTCGGCGTCACCCTGATCTCGCTGCAATTTACCGACCTGCACACGGCAATGACGGTGTGTATCGGCGCCCTGTGCACGGCGCTGATGGACATGCCCAGCCCGCTGCGCCACAAGTTCAACGAGATGAGCGCGTCCGTGCTGCTGTGCAGCTTCGTGACGTTGTTGATCAGCCTGTGCGCGCCGTTGCACTGGCTATTGATGACCATGCTGGTCCTGATCAGCTTTTTCGCCTGCATGATGGTGGTGTACGGCAAAAAGTCGATGCCGCTGCAACTGGCCACGCTGTTCATCATGACCATGTCGATGGAACACTCGATGACGGCCACCCAGTCCTTCATCCACACCGCCTGGTTTACCTCGGGCGCGGTGGCTTACCTGGCGTATGCGATGGGGATTTCGTGGATCTTGCGCCACCGTATCAAGCAACAGGTGCTGGCCGAGGCGCTGTTCGAGCTGGCCCATTACATCGACATCAAGGCCGATTTCTATGACACCCGCTTCAACCTGAACGAGCAGTTCAACAAGCTGGTGCGCCAGCAAAGCGTGCTGGCCGACCGCCAGCAGGCCTCGCGCGACCTGATCCTGCGCGCCCACCTGAACGCCAAGGACGCCATCGTGGTGCAAACCCACGTGTGCATGCTCGACCTGTACGAACTGGTGCTGTCCACCCACACTGACTACGCCCAGCTGCGCCTGCACCTGGCCGACTCGCCGGTCATGAAAACCCTGCACGACCTGGCCTGGAAGTGCGCACGCGATATCGAATCGGTGGCCTACGACGTCACCCGCAAGAAAGCCTCGTACCCGGAAATTACCTACGGCCCGGAACTCGACGCCATCGAAGCGGAGCTGGCGGCCCTGCAAGCGCGCATCGCCACCGGCAAACCGGAGCAGGAGGCGCTGGCGGTGCTGCGCGCGCAGCGCAACAAGATTCGCGCCATCATCAAGATGATCGGCGAACTGCACCAGGCCAGCCAGAAGGCCTACGCGACCACACCGTTCTGGGTTGACGCCGACATGGGGCCGTTCCTGTCGCAGCAGAAATACGAACTGCGCATGATCCTGTCGCACCTGCGGCTCGATTCGCCGATCTTCCGCTTCTCGCTGCGGGTGGCCATGGCGATCTCGGTGGGCCTGGCTGTGGCAGCGCTGCTGCCATACGCGGCGCACAGTTACTGGATCGTGCTGACCATCGTCATCATCCTGAAACCGAGCTTCAGCATGACCAAGCAGCGCAGAACCGATCGCATCATCGGCACCATCATCGGCTGCGTGATCACGGCAGTGGTGCTGCACCTGATTAACAGCATGGCGGTGATCCTGGCCATGCTGGTACTGGCCACGGTGGCCACCCCCACGTTTATTTACCTGCGTTACCGGTATGCGGCAGTGGCGGTGTCGATCATGATCCTGCTGCAAATGCATTTGATTGCACCCGGGAATAACGACCTGATCATGGAGCGGCTGGTCGATACCTTCATCGGCGCGGCCGTGGCCACCGCTTTCAGCTTCGTGCTGGCCAACTGGGAATACCAGAGCGTGCCCCGGCTGGTGCGCGGCGTGCTGGAAGTCAACCTGCGCTATATGCAGGCCAGCTTCGACCTGCTACAGGGCAAAGGCAAGGACGATTTTGCCTACCGCATCGAGCGCAAGCGCCTGATGGACAGCCTGGCGGCGCTCAGCTCGGCGCTGGTGCGCATGTTGGACGAGCCGGCCAGCAAGCGCCGCGCGGTCGAAGATATCAATTTGTTCATCGTGCAGAATTACCTGCTGGTGGCGCACGTGGCTGCCCTGCGCGCCATCCTGCGCCGCCACGTGGTCGAGTTGCCGACCGAGCCAGTCAACGCCATGCTCGGCATCAGCCACGAGCAGGTGGTACGCACCCTGAGCCAGGCGCTCGATCCGCAAGCTGCTTATATCCAGGCGCAACCAGCACTGGAAGCGGCCCCCTCGGCGGACGCCGTGCCGTGGTCGGGCTGGCCGCTGGTACAGCGCCGCATCCGCCTGCTACAGGCCGACGCGGTGAAAATTATCGGCTACAGCCAGACGGTCCTGCGCAATATTGCCTGA
- a CDS encoding PepSY-associated TM helix domain-containing protein, with product MKNGFRQQMSWLHTWCGLTAGWVLCAIFLTGTLAVFRQPITQWMEARPVVQDAAPGDRAAVLRAATAHLEANAGKVRFWRIELPGENGGPVLLVWQGGGPVALNPATGAPLTGDQTSSRKTEGGRHFMSFHYMLQADTPGYWLVGWASMCMLVALVTGVVVHKRIFKDFFTFRPGKGQRSWLDAHNATAVLALPFLFMIVYTGLTFFYTSYMPWPLQAVYGTDGYQRYQSDLDGKEPAARRPRGGVPAAMQDLALLVPQAESLMARHARRVLVEQPGRAGMVVRVFGPADDHRAETIANTLSSVAFDGVTGAVIEVKAPKVDQPTTSADVHEVLKALHLVRFGGWSMKWLYFISGLLGTAMMATGTILFCVKRRKKSEQEFGRATAGVYRVIEAFNVAAIAGIAVACIGYFYANRLLPVEWSDRALWEIRAFLWLWLATLLHALVRPFMRAWVEQLAAGAVLCFALPLLNALTTGQHLLAYAAAGDWQRAGVELVALAFGVMLAVMARRARQVQKGKP from the coding sequence ATGAAAAACGGTTTCCGTCAACAGATGTCATGGCTGCACACCTGGTGCGGCCTGACGGCGGGCTGGGTGCTGTGCGCGATTTTCCTCACCGGGACGCTGGCGGTCTTCCGCCAGCCGATCACGCAGTGGATGGAAGCACGGCCGGTGGTGCAGGATGCTGCGCCCGGCGACCGCGCGGCCGTGCTGCGCGCGGCCACCGCGCACCTGGAGGCAAATGCCGGCAAGGTGCGCTTCTGGCGCATCGAGCTGCCGGGAGAGAACGGCGGCCCGGTCCTGCTGGTGTGGCAAGGCGGCGGCCCGGTCGCGCTGAACCCGGCCACCGGCGCGCCGCTCACGGGCGACCAGACATCGAGCCGCAAGACCGAGGGCGGACGCCACTTCATGTCGTTCCACTACATGCTGCAGGCCGATACGCCCGGCTACTGGCTGGTGGGCTGGGCCTCGATGTGCATGCTGGTGGCGCTGGTGACCGGCGTGGTCGTCCACAAGCGCATCTTCAAGGACTTCTTCACGTTCCGGCCCGGCAAAGGCCAGCGCTCCTGGCTCGACGCCCACAACGCCACGGCGGTGCTGGCGCTGCCATTCCTATTCATGATCGTCTATACCGGGCTGACGTTTTTCTACACCAGCTACATGCCCTGGCCGCTTCAAGCGGTGTACGGGACTGACGGTTACCAGCGCTACCAATCCGATCTTGATGGCAAGGAGCCAGCCGCACGCCGGCCACGCGGCGGCGTGCCGGCGGCAATGCAGGACCTGGCGCTGCTGGTACCGCAGGCGGAAAGCCTGATGGCCAGGCACGCGCGGCGCGTACTGGTGGAGCAGCCGGGCCGCGCGGGCATGGTGGTGCGCGTATTCGGCCCCGCCGACGACCATCGCGCCGAAACCATCGCCAATACCTTGTCGAGCGTGGCGTTCGACGGCGTGACCGGCGCCGTGATCGAAGTGAAGGCGCCGAAGGTAGACCAGCCGACCACCAGCGCCGACGTCCACGAAGTTTTAAAGGCACTGCACCTGGTGCGCTTTGGCGGCTGGAGCATGAAGTGGTTGTACTTCATCAGCGGCCTGCTCGGCACGGCAATGATGGCGACCGGCACCATCCTGTTTTGCGTCAAGCGCCGCAAGAAGAGCGAACAGGAATTCGGCCGCGCCACCGCCGGTGTGTATCGCGTGATCGAAGCGTTCAACGTGGCGGCGATTGCCGGTATCGCGGTGGCCTGTATCGGCTACTTCTATGCCAACCGGCTGCTGCCGGTCGAGTGGAGCGACCGCGCGCTATGGGAAATCCGCGCCTTCCTGTGGCTGTGGCTGGCGACCTTGCTGCATGCGCTGGTGCGCCCCTTCATGCGCGCCTGGGTCGAGCAACTGGCGGCCGGCGCGGTGCTGTGCTTTGCGCTGCCGTTATTAAATGCCCTGACCACGGGTCAGCACCTGTTGGCATATGCAGCGGCTGGCGACTGGCAGCGCGCCGGCGTGGAGTTGGTGGCGCTGGCATTTGGCGTGATGCTGGCGGTGATGGCGCGGCGCGCACGGCAGGTTCAAAAGGGGAAGCCGTGA